The nucleotide window GAATCGCGCCGACGCGATCGTTCAGGCCGCCAACAGCCGACAGCATAAGCACCGGCGTCGACTGACCTTCGGCGCGCAACTGCTGCACCAGCACGATGCCGTCGAGCGCGGGTAGTAGCCGATCAGTCACAATCACGTCGTAAATGCCTTCGCGCGCATACGCGAGCCCGGTCGCACCATCCGCCACCGCGTCGACGATCAAACCGCTCTCGCTCAACCCGCGCGCCAGGAACTGTCTGGCGCGCGCGTCGTCCTCGATCAGAAGAATTCGCATGCTTTATTCGAGATTACATTAAAATTTTTCATGTTGGGGCGAAATGCCTGTGCGGCTTCGCGGAGCATACTGCGGACAATGTGGGTACGATCTAGTGTAAACGGCCGGGCAACCGGTGCGCGATCTTTGCTCACTTCTGGAAAAATGCATGTCGAACGTATTGGTCGTCGAAGACGACGAGCAGACTCTCGCGGAGATCATTGAAGCGCTGACCGATCACGGTTGCAAGGTAGCGTCGGCGAGCACCGGCCGCGACGGCTTGATGCTCGCGGTCGCCAACAGCTATGACGCCATTGTGCTCGATCGAATGCTGCCGGGTGGACTCGAAGGGCTCGGCATGCTGGCGGCGTTGCGCAGCGCCGGCGTGCTCACGCCGGTGCTGATTCTGAGCGCCCTGTCCGCGGTCGACGAACGGGTGCGTGGCTTACGAGCAGGCGGTGACGATTATCTGACCAAGCCGTTCGAATTCGTCGAACTCACCGCGCGGCTCGACGCCTTGATGCGCCGGCGCGAAGCGGCGCCTGGCGCGCAGGGATACCAGGTCGGTCCGTTGTGGCTCGACCCGCTCAAACGTGAGGTGACCTGCGCCGGCCGGCCGGTGCCGCTCCTGCCACGCGAATACCGGCTACTCGAATATCTGATGCAGCACGAGGGCCAGGTAGTGAGTCGCACCATGTTGTTCGAGGCGGTATGGGACTACCGGCTCGACGAGCGGACCAACGTGATCGATGTGCATATCAGCCGCCTCAGAAAGAAGCTGGACCCGGACGGGACCACATCAATGATCGATACCGTGCGCGGTTCGGGATACATGCTGCATGCGCCTGACTGAACTGCATCGCACCACCGGCTTTCGCCTCGCCACGCTGTTTCTGGCGCTGTTCGGCGTGATCGCCATACTGTTATTTGGTTACCTGTACCGCGAGATCACGGGTTTCGAGCAGGAGCGCATCGACGACTGGCTAGTTCGCGAACACGTGCGACTGACGCGCGCAGCCCCGCAGGAACTGGTTGCCCGCTTTGAACATCAGAACCAGCTCGATCCCAGCCATCAGCGCCCGTTTGGGCTCTTCGACGCGGACGGCAAACATCTTGCGGGCGGTTATGCGGGCAATCAACCGGCGATCCCCTTCTTCGACAAGCCGTTCTCCATGCGCCTCACAGATCTGCCGCGCCAGCCGCCTGGCCGATGTATCGCGGCACGTGTGCCAGGCAGCCGCATTGCGCTGCAGTGCCAGAACACGCGGGAACTCGATCACTTCGACGAAGAGTTGGTGCACGCCTTGCTCTCCACTGCAATGATCACGTTTGTGGTCGGTCTCGTCGGCGCGAGCCTGATTGGCATCTCGGCGATGCGAAGGCTCGATGCGGTGACAGCCTCGATCGAGGAAATCGTCGCTGGCAATCTCAGCAGGCGCCTACCTTTGCATTCGAAACGCGACGATGTCGATCGCCTCGTCGGCGTCGTCAACGGCATGCTCGACGAAATCGAGCGGCTGATGAACGAGGTAAAAGGCGTGTGCGATGCGATTGCACACGATCTGCGCACGCCGCTTACACGCATGCTCGGCGGACTCGAACGTGCTGAGCGGCGCGCCAGAACCGAGGAGGAATACCGGGCAGTAATCGACGAAACCATCGTCGAAACAAATGGATTGCTACGCACCTTCAATGCGCTACTGTGTATTTCGGAAATCGAAAGCGGTGTGCGTCGTGCG belongs to Paraburkholderia sp. FT54 and includes:
- a CDS encoding ATP-binding protein, which codes for MRLTELHRTTGFRLATLFLALFGVIAILLFGYLYREITGFEQERIDDWLVREHVRLTRAAPQELVARFEHQNQLDPSHQRPFGLFDADGKHLAGGYAGNQPAIPFFDKPFSMRLTDLPRQPPGRCIAARVPGSRIALQCQNTRELDHFDEELVHALLSTAMITFVVGLVGASLIGISAMRRLDAVTASIEEIVAGNLSRRLPLHSKRDDVDRLVGVVNGMLDEIERLMNEVKGVCDAIAHDLRTPLTRMLGGLERAERRARTEEEYRAVIDETIVETNGLLRTFNALLCISEIESGVRRAGFTTVDLAEVVDDVFEFYEPTAEEKQIAFELRRPMSEPLEIQGDPNLLFEALANLVENAIKFAPHGGHVRLTVFRDRTGAGVIVSDDGPGIAPAEQHAVMRRFYRGEASRHTPGSGLGLSLALAVAGMHGMTIRFKDATPGCEVLLYKPNE
- a CDS encoding response regulator transcription factor, whose translation is MSNVLVVEDDEQTLAEIIEALTDHGCKVASASTGRDGLMLAVANSYDAIVLDRMLPGGLEGLGMLAALRSAGVLTPVLILSALSAVDERVRGLRAGGDDYLTKPFEFVELTARLDALMRRREAAPGAQGYQVGPLWLDPLKREVTCAGRPVPLLPREYRLLEYLMQHEGQVVSRTMLFEAVWDYRLDERTNVIDVHISRLRKKLDPDGTTSMIDTVRGSGYMLHAPD